CATACAATTTGATGGGATGGCTCAGACACAGCTTTGCGGTTCATATGCTTGAGGACGGAACAGACAGGAAACTCGTCCGAAATCTTCTTGGAATATCGACTCCATCCATGATCACTCCCTACATGAAACTTGCCTTGAAGAGAAGCGCTCTCAGGGTAACCAGCCCTGCGGACAGATTTCTGACCAGAAGAAAGAGCTAATTTCACCTTGCGGGTCGGGATCATCTCCCGGCCCGCTTTCTTACGGGAACGAATAATACTATCTCAACTCATTGTGCTTCATACAAAGTACTTACCTTATTGTATCCCGCATTTATCAAATGAATGCATATATTTCAGTTGTATTTGTGTTTATTTTTTTCAAATCAACGCTGCGGGAAAGGAATCTCATGAAATTATCAGTTTACTGCTGTGCCGTATTCTGCATTATAGGAAACGTTTGGGCCTCATCAGGCAATTTGATGCCTCCGGATGTACAAGCCTGTCCAGTTGAGCTGACCATTCATGGAGATGTGAGGATCGATGAGTACTACTGGCTGAGAGATATCGACGATCCGGCTGTCATCACCTACCTTGAGGAAGAGAACACTTACACCGAGGAGATGCTGGCTCACACAGAAGCCCTACGTGAAGAACTCTACAACGAGATCCTCGCGAGGATACCGCAGGAGGATGAATCCGTTCCGTACTTCAGGAACGGGTATTTTTACTATACGGTCTTCGAACAGGATAGCGAGTATCCCCTCTACATGAGAAAAGAAGGAAGCCTTGAATCCCGGAATGAGCTGCTTCTTGACATGAATCTTCTGGCGGAGGGCTACTCTTACTTCCAAATCGAGGGTATGAGCGTAAGTCCGGACAACAATATTCTGGCATTCTCTGTTGACACGATGGGCAATCATCAGTGCACTATCCTCTTCAAGGACCTTATCACCGGAGAAATGCTGGACGACAGAATTCTGAACGCATCTGGAGAGGTGGCCTGGGCAAATGACAGCAGAACGTTCTTCTTCGGACATCTCGATGCCACAAACCGAACTGACAGGATAATGAGAAGGGAACTTGGCAGTTCTGTTGAGGAACTGGTTCATTTTGAAGAGGATCCGATGTTCTGGCCATGGGTCTATAGAAGCATATCGGGTAATTTCATATTGCTGGGCAATTCCAGCAGGGAATCCTCAGAGGTCTGGTTTTTGGACACAGACAATCCAGGCGGAGACTTCACTGTAATCCAGCCCAGAACTGAAAACCTCAGGTATTCGGTTTATCCCTTGCAGGAGCAGTTTTACATTCTCACAGATCTTGAAGCTGAGAATTACTGTCTGCTGAAGGCAGATATTGAATCACCATCAATGGAAAACTGGGTTGAAGTCATACCTCACAGACAGGATGTTCTACTCGAAGGTCTTGATATGTTCAGCGAATTCCTGGTTCTCAG
This Candidatus Aegiribacteria sp. DNA region includes the following protein-coding sequences:
- a CDS encoding S9 family peptidase, yielding MKLSVYCCAVFCIIGNVWASSGNLMPPDVQACPVELTIHGDVRIDEYYWLRDIDDPAVITYLEEENTYTEEMLAHTEALREELYNEILARIPQEDESVPYFRNGYFYYTVFEQDSEYPLYMRKEGSLESRNELLLDMNLLAEGYSYFQIEGMSVSPDNNILAFSVDTMGNHQCTILFKDLITGEMLDDRILNASGEVAWANDSRTFFFGHLDATNRTDRIMRRELGSSVEELVHFEEDPMFWPWVYRSISGNFILLGNSSRESSEVWFLDTDNPGGDFTVIQPRTENLRYSVYPLQEQFYILTDLEAENYCLLKADIESPSMENWVEVIPHRQDVLLEGLDMFSEFLVLSERKNGLTMLRVIKFEDNSDHYVDFGEETYLAYTSNNYEFNTDLLRFVYTSMVTPWSTFDYNMETHESILLKQREIPSGYDAALYNSERLWAPAEDGTSIPISLVYRKDLFHPGDNPLLLYGYGSYGSSLDPKFSFLRLSLLDRGFVYAIAHVRGGQEMGREWYDDGRLLNKMNTFTDFIDCAEYLINEGYCNEDNLFAMGESAGGLLMGAVINMRPDLWRGVVAGVPFVDVVTTMLDETIPLTTNEYKEWGNPNDPVYYEYMLGYSPYDNVRETDYPAMMVYTGLHDSQVGYWEPAKWVARLRDMKTDNNFLLLQTDMGSGHGGASGRFQWIDRITWMYAFILDQA